Genomic segment of Parabacteroides pacaensis:
GGAAAGTCATGAGAAACAACACGATGACGATTTTTATTCTGTCAGGGTAAAGCTCTCTACTGATTTTTCATCCCTTACGGATGTCCGGGTGATCTCCAATTATAAACAAGAAGAACAGCGCGAGATAGAAAACGAGGCAAAACGAAATGATTAATAATGTTATACGAAATATTCTCTATTTTGTCATATGTGCTTTGTTGCAGATATTAATACTCAACAATGTGCATTTCCTCCGGCTAGCTACTCCCTTTGTTTATCTGTATTTTATTATCAAGTTACCGGTAGGAATGCCTAAGAGCCAAGTTATATTACTTTCTTTCCTGATGGGCTTTGTGATCGATATTTTCGGAAATACGGCCGGTATGCATGCAACAGCTTGTACGTTGGCGGGATTTGCCCGGGACCCGCTTATTTCGTTTTTTGCGGGAAAAGAGTTGCCGGAGGGTGTCTATCCTTCTTTCAAGACATTTACTTATGGAACTTATTTCCGGTATGTCTTGTCACTGGTAATCATTCATCACAGCGTTTTATTTCTTATCGAATCGCTGACTTTGTTTGATCCGTTGTTTTTATTACTGCGGCTCGGAGCAAGTATCGGGTTAACTACCTTACTCATCTTGATTGCGGAGACTTTCAATTTAGAACTTCAAAAAAGTGGGGAATAGAAGGACATACGACTTGACGAACCGTCGCCTGGTAATAGGAGGCGCAACGATTCTATTGGTGATCATCTTTATAGCACGTTTATTCTATCTTCAAATTTTAGAAAGCGACTACAAGGCGTGGGCCGATAGTAATGCTTTCCTGAAAAAGACCCTGGAACCTTCGAGGGGAATGATTTACGATAGGAACGGCGAATTGTTAGTCTTTAACCAGCCTGCCTATGATGTAATGGTGATTATGCGCGAAGTGAAAGCTTTTGATACGCTTGATTTCTGCAATACGTTAAGTATAACAAAAGAAATATTTGTAAAGCGTATAGCGGATATTAAGAATCGCCGTCTTAACCCTAACTATTCTTCTTATGTACCTCAGACTTTTCTGAACCAACTTTCTGCCAGGGAATGCGGTGTTTTGCAAGAAAAGCTATATAAATTCCCCGGTTTTTATATCCATAAGCGAACCGTGCGGGAATATTCACGTCCCATCGGTGCCCATGTTTTAGGAAATGTGGGTGCGGTGAATAAGAAAGATATAGAAAAGGACCCTTATTATGTGTCGGGTGATTATTCCGGACGTTCAGGTATAGAAAATTCTTACGAAAAGGTACTCCGGGGGGAAAAAGGGGTAGAGATTCTTTTACGGGATGCCCACGGACGTATCAAGGGGAAATATGAAGATGGGAAACATGATTTGGCACCGGTATCCGGTAAAAACTTAACATTGGCTATCGATGCGAATGTACAGGAATATGGCGAACAATTGATGAAAAATAAACGGGGAGCTATCGTGATGATCGAGCCGGAAACCGGTGAAATTATTTGCATGGTCGCAGCTCCTTATTATGATCCCGGTTTATTGGTGGGAAGACAGAGGGGAAAGAATTACAACGAGTTATTGAAAGATCCGGCTAAACCTTTATTTAACCGGGCAATCATGGCAAAGTATCCGCCCGGTTCTACCTTTAAGCCTACTCAAGCTCTCATTTTCATGCAAGAGAAAGTGATCGATACCCATACGATGTATACTTGCGCGCATGGCTATACTTTCCAGGGGGGCAAACCCGCTTGCCATGGGCATGGTTCTCCCTTGAATGTAGTATCGGCTTTGGCCACTTCCTGTAATTCTTATTTTTGCTGGGGACTGCATGACATGTTGGATAAAAGGCGGTATGCTTCCATGCAAGAGGGCTTTGAAGTGTGGAAGAGATACATGGTAAAGATGGGTTACGGATTTGCTTTGGGAATAGACTTGCCGCACGAGGCCAGAGGGTATATC
This window contains:
- the mreD gene encoding rod shape-determining protein MreD, with the protein product MINNVIRNILYFVICALLQILILNNVHFLRLATPFVYLYFIIKLPVGMPKSQVILLSFLMGFVIDIFGNTAGMHATACTLAGFARDPLISFFAGKELPEGVYPSFKTFTYGTYFRYVLSLVIIHHSVLFLIESLTLFDPLFLLLRLGASIGLTTLLILIAETFNLELQKSGE
- a CDS encoding peptidoglycan D,D-transpeptidase FtsI family protein yields the protein MGNRRTYDLTNRRLVIGGATILLVIIFIARLFYLQILESDYKAWADSNAFLKKTLEPSRGMIYDRNGELLVFNQPAYDVMVIMREVKAFDTLDFCNTLSITKEIFVKRIADIKNRRLNPNYSSYVPQTFLNQLSARECGVLQEKLYKFPGFYIHKRTVREYSRPIGAHVLGNVGAVNKKDIEKDPYYVSGDYSGRSGIENSYEKVLRGEKGVEILLRDAHGRIKGKYEDGKHDLAPVSGKNLTLAIDANVQEYGEQLMKNKRGAIVMIEPETGEIICMVAAPYYDPGLLVGRQRGKNYNELLKDPAKPLFNRAIMAKYPPGSTFKPTQALIFMQEKVIDTHTMYTCAHGYTFQGGKPACHGHGSPLNVVSALATSCNSYFCWGLHDMLDKRRYASMQEGFEVWKRYMVKMGYGFALGIDLPHEARGYIPNSKVYDKFYRGRWNSSTIISIAIGQGEILATPVQIANLAATIANRGYYYIPHAVKSIQDMPLDSVYTEKHYTGIDPRYYDVILEGMTNAVLGGTCRGTYLPDIQVLGKTGTAENPHGKDHSAFMGIASYQGKRVAIAVYVENGGFGAYYGVPIGRLMIEKYLRGYILEESKPIEEKMVNAVVSPLIPWVMNGKENN